The stretch of DNA ATCAGGATGCCTTCAATCAGACCCCAGATGGCCATGAACGGTGCAAGGATGCCGAAGCTGACAACGGACACGAGCAGCTGGATCAACGCGATCTTGGTTTTGCCCAAGTAGAAGTTGTGAATACCCAAATACCCGAGCAGGATGCCCAGGATACCTGCCACCACCTTTGACTTCTGCTCGACGCCGGGAGCCAAGCCGTAAGTGGGCTGCTGGTAACTCTGCTGGTACCCCGGTTGCATGTTCTGCTGCTGGTAGCTCTGCTGTGCGCCCGGTTGCTGGTAGCTCTGCTGTGCGCCCGGTTGCTNGGTAGGTGGGGCTGGCGGTGCCGGGTAGTTGGGTGTCCCGTAGCCTGGCTGACTGGGCTGATCGTAACCAGCGGGAACCTCTGAGGGGTTCTGGGGTCGCTCCGGATTGTGTTCGGGGTGGGAATTCTGGCTCATCAGCTCTCCTAGTGCTGTGGCGCAAGCCGCTGGCCTGGGAGGCAGGGTGTCCATTGCTTATGCGCGCATGGGAATACTTATATGCTCAACGCTATCTGTTCGACAGCGGGTCCGAAAGAGCGGGTCGCTTGAAGGCTCGAATGTGTCCTTTTCTAGAACTAGCGAACGCGGCACCCTGAATCAGTCCTCAAGGGCAGAATTGACCCTTCGCCGGATCTTTGTGGTTCTGCCGCTAAGCACTTATTTCT from Arthrobacter polaris encodes:
- a CDS encoding TM2 domain-containing protein, yielding MSQNSHPEHNPERPQNPSEVPAGYDQPSQPGYGTPNYPAPPAPPTXQPGAQQSYQQPGAQQSYQQQNMQPGYQQSYQQPTYGLAPGVEQKSKVVAGILGILLGYLGIHNFYLGKTKIALIQLLVSVVSFGILAPFMAIWGLIEGILILVGHENYRTDANGIPLKD